One genomic segment of Acidobacteriota bacterium includes these proteins:
- a CDS encoding M23 family metallopeptidase, protein MRVIPCLLLLLTVPLFGQPPPATDGAPEGIRITPLARAFQPGEVMLVTLTAPPTVDRVALRVFQQKLPLDPGLGEVPTNWWALVGIDLDTKPGGYLLRFDLYEQDRIFARADHRITVKNKNFPTRRLNLPEKFVTPPKKSLARIKRERRLVSGIFAEAGSERHWAGFFLRPVPGRANSSFGKRSILNGKPRSPHSGTDFRASRGTPVKSPNAGVAVLARNLYYAGNTVILDHGQGLYSYFAHLDDFTVKKGDLVERGDLIGHVGSTGRVTGPHLHWSVRLRKARVDPLSLMEILARFEAS, encoded by the coding sequence ATGCGAGTCATTCCTTGCCTATTGCTCCTCCTGACCGTACCACTGTTCGGACAACCGCCTCCGGCCACGGACGGCGCACCCGAGGGGATCCGGATCACGCCGCTCGCCAGGGCCTTCCAGCCGGGTGAGGTGATGCTGGTCACCCTGACCGCTCCGCCTACCGTGGATCGCGTGGCATTGCGGGTCTTTCAGCAGAAACTGCCTCTCGACCCCGGCCTGGGAGAGGTCCCGACCAACTGGTGGGCACTGGTCGGAATCGATCTGGATACGAAACCGGGTGGGTATCTGCTCCGGTTCGATCTCTACGAGCAGGACCGTATTTTTGCCCGGGCGGATCACCGCATCACGGTCAAGAACAAGAATTTCCCGACGCGCAGACTCAACCTGCCGGAAAAATTCGTGACGCCTCCGAAAAAGTCCCTGGCTCGAATCAAGCGGGAACGCCGGCTCGTTTCCGGCATATTCGCCGAAGCGGGCAGCGAACGCCACTGGGCCGGGTTTTTCCTCCGGCCCGTTCCGGGGCGGGCCAACAGCAGTTTCGGCAAGCGGAGCATCCTCAACGGCAAACCTCGCAGCCCCCATAGCGGAACCGACTTTCGGGCCTCCAGGGGCACTCCCGTCAAGAGTCCCAACGCCGGAGTGGCGGTGCTGGCCCGGAATCTCTACTACGCGGGCAACACGGTGATCCTGGACCACGGCCAGGGACTGTATTCCTATTTCGCCCATCTCGATGACTTTACGGTCAAGAAGGGGGACCTGGTGGAACGCGGAGACCTCATCGGTCACGTCGGGTCCACGGGCCGGGTCACGGGTCCGCACCTGCACTGGTCCGTTCGACTCCGGAAAGCCCGGGTTGACCCGCTGTCTCTCATGGAAATCCTCGCCCGCTTTGAAGCGAGCTGA
- a CDS encoding 3-hydroxyacyl-CoA dehydrogenase family protein, translating into MRLEQIRRVGVAGAGTMGTGIAQLFAEAGFDVTWYNRSAAGIKRGLAGVRRNQNILMESGTLTAEESRESRARLNSTLELSDLASVEFVAETIVEDMDAKIGLFRSLAEICRPDAVLTTNTSWLSISRLATAVSGPERFSGLHFLNPAHLIPLVEVIPGEATSDRTVELVMGMARRIGRRPIVVRKEVPGYVTVRLQAALVREAVHLVQEGVATSAEIDVAMKDGLGMRWALLGPLEIADLGGLDVFNIVTRNLNPHLSAARGGLRLLETLVASGRLGVKSGAGFYDYAGDESGKVLDDRDRRLLKLLRIKSE; encoded by the coding sequence ATGCGATTGGAGCAGATCAGAAGAGTCGGAGTCGCGGGAGCGGGCACCATGGGAACGGGCATCGCCCAGCTCTTCGCCGAGGCGGGCTTTGACGTCACCTGGTACAACCGGTCGGCGGCCGGCATTAAACGGGGTCTGGCCGGGGTGCGCCGCAACCAGAATATCCTCATGGAATCCGGGACCCTGACGGCGGAGGAATCCAGAGAGTCCAGGGCCCGCCTGAACTCCACCCTGGAGCTCTCGGATCTGGCCTCCGTCGAATTCGTGGCCGAGACCATCGTCGAGGATATGGACGCCAAGATCGGGCTGTTCCGGTCGTTGGCTGAGATTTGCCGTCCCGATGCCGTCCTGACCACCAACACCTCGTGGTTGAGCATCTCCCGATTGGCAACCGCCGTGTCGGGGCCGGAGCGTTTTTCCGGTCTCCATTTCCTGAACCCGGCCCACCTCATTCCACTGGTGGAAGTCATCCCCGGAGAGGCCACGTCGGACCGGACCGTCGAATTGGTCATGGGCATGGCCCGCCGCATCGGAAGAAGGCCCATCGTGGTGCGGAAAGAGGTTCCCGGATATGTCACCGTCCGGCTCCAGGCCGCCCTGGTTCGGGAGGCGGTCCACCTGGTGCAAGAGGGTGTCGCGACGAGCGCCGAGATCGACGTGGCGATGAAGGACGGATTGGGAATGCGATGGGCGCTGCTGGGTCCCCTGGAGATCGCAGATCTGGGCGGCCTGGACGTCTTCAACATCGTCACCCGGAACTTGAACCCTCACCTGTCGGCGGCCCGGGGAGGCCTCCGGCTGCTGGAGACGCTGGTGGCGTCGGGCCGGCTGGGCGTCAAGAGCGGCGCCGGTTTTTACGACTATGCCGGAGACGAATCGGGGAAAGTGCTCGATGACCGGGACCGGAGGCTGCTCAAGCTGCTCCGGATCAAGTCCGAATGA
- a CDS encoding M64 family metallo-endopeptidase, with product MPIWIALAAMAWTAAEMEDPFLRDFTSALMRVDYFHTGTATKERFSLDRIRVEGPWAGNPRRVLDSTGLGKYRFRLTDPESGRVLFSRGFSSIYGEWETTEEARQEIWRTFPEAVCFPEPRRTVRLELHKRDHQQVFQPVWDLLIDPRANEIDRSPTRPGDATTLMRNGPSTRKVDLLFLGDGYPEEDEFKRDAERLAEALFRVEPLASRRTDFNVTVLFTPAQAAGVSRPAAGVARNSPLGASYGALGLKRYILTTDDRAWRDAAASAPSDFVVILVNEEEYGGGGIFNLYAVVAADSPYSSHLLVHEFGHLFAGLGDEYYTSTVSYLDLVAPGVEPWEPNITALLDPARLKWGHLVQEGTPLPTPWDKQGHEIRSRSNGENSDAGTTVEERDPQRRVVGAFEGASYTPTGLYRPALTCIMFSRDEPDFCPVCREAIEKMIDFHVR from the coding sequence ATGCCGATCTGGATCGCCCTGGCGGCCATGGCTTGGACGGCCGCGGAAATGGAGGACCCCTTCCTCCGGGATTTCACGAGCGCCCTCATGCGGGTCGACTACTTCCATACCGGAACGGCCACGAAGGAGCGTTTCAGCCTGGATCGAATCCGGGTCGAAGGCCCCTGGGCCGGGAATCCGCGCCGCGTGCTGGATTCGACCGGCTTGGGCAAGTACCGCTTCCGGCTGACCGATCCCGAATCCGGGCGTGTCCTGTTCTCCAGAGGGTTCTCCAGCATCTACGGGGAGTGGGAAACGACGGAAGAGGCCAGACAGGAAATCTGGCGCACGTTTCCGGAAGCGGTCTGCTTTCCGGAGCCGCGGCGAACCGTGCGGTTGGAACTCCACAAGCGGGACCACCAACAGGTGTTCCAGCCGGTGTGGGATCTTTTAATCGATCCCCGAGCCAACGAGATCGACCGTTCTCCAACCAGACCCGGCGACGCGACGACACTGATGCGAAACGGTCCCTCGACGCGGAAGGTGGACCTTCTTTTCCTGGGAGACGGGTATCCGGAAGAAGACGAGTTCAAGCGGGACGCAGAGCGCCTTGCCGAGGCCCTCTTCCGGGTCGAGCCCTTGGCTTCGCGCCGGACCGACTTCAACGTGACAGTCCTCTTTACGCCGGCGCAGGCCGCAGGCGTGTCCCGGCCGGCCGCCGGCGTCGCCAGAAATTCGCCTCTGGGGGCCAGTTACGGTGCCCTCGGATTGAAGCGCTACATCCTGACCACGGACGACCGGGCCTGGCGGGATGCGGCGGCCTCCGCTCCCAGCGATTTCGTCGTCATCCTGGTCAATGAGGAGGAGTATGGAGGAGGCGGAATCTTCAATCTCTACGCGGTGGTGGCCGCGGATTCTCCCTACAGCTCCCACCTTCTCGTGCATGAATTCGGACATCTCTTCGCCGGTCTCGGAGACGAGTACTACACTTCGACCGTGTCCTACCTGGACCTCGTGGCGCCCGGCGTGGAGCCTTGGGAGCCGAACATCACGGCCCTTCTGGATCCGGCCCGGCTCAAATGGGGCCACCTGGTGCAGGAGGGAACGCCGCTTCCCACTCCTTGGGACAAGCAGGGACACGAGATCAGAAGCCGGAGCAATGGAGAGAATTCGGACGCTGGAACGACGGTTGAAGAAAGGGACCCTCAGCGGCGCGTCGTGGGCGCTTTCGAAGGGGCCAGCTACACGCCCACCGGGCTGTACCGTCCCGCGCTGACCTGCATCATGTTCAGCCGCGATGAACCCGATTTCTGCCCGGTCTGCAGGGAAGCCATCGAGAAGATGATCGATTTTCACGTCAGGTGA